From Halarcobacter mediterraneus:
AAAAATTTGAAGAAAATGATTCTAAAAATGAAAAAATCCACCAATTATTTAAAGATAAGTTTAAAGAAGCAGTATCATTTTTCCCTGCAATGAAAGATTTTAGATTTTACAAATTAATGCCTAAAGAAGGTAACCTTGTACTAGGATTTGGTGCTGCTTATAAAATAAGTGAAGACAGAAAGAGTCTATATTTAAATGATAAAGGACATTCAAAATCTCATGAAGAAGGTATTAAAGATAAAGAATAAAGTAAATTTACTTTATTCTTTTTCGTGTTTTAAAATGTATATTTTAAAGTAAGTGTTGCATTTCTTGGAGCACCATAATTTGATTGTCCCCATTGAGCTGTTTGTTTATATTTTTTATCTGTAATGTTATTTATATTTAATAATACACTTAAATTTTTTGTAGCTTTATACTGAGTAAACATATCAACTAAAGCATAACTTCCTTGAACCTCTGTATTAGAACTATAAATTTCATTTTGCCACTTTAATGTAGCTCCAAGTCTTAGATTTGACATACTAGGAACTTCATAGGCAGTTGATACTTTAAACTGTTTAGTAGGAATGTATCTTCTTGCATCATTTCCATCTTTATCTTTAACATCTATGTATGTATATCCCATACTTAAGTTTAAACCTTCATATACTTCTCCAGCTAACTCTAACTCAAAACCATCACTTTCAACTGAAATTCCTTCATAAATATTTAAACCTGTTGAGTGTTGAGTTACATACTCACCTAAGTTTTCTTGCTCTGATTTAAAATAAGATAAAGTTAAAATCGCATTTCCATCATTTAGTTCTTGTTTTATACCAGCTTCAAAACTGTTTCCTTCTACTGGTCCTAATGGGTTTAAACTTTCATTTACATAAGGCTGAGAATTAAAAACTTCACTATAACTTGAATACAACATAGTTCCAGGAATAACTTCATAAGTAATTCCAAAATAAGAAGCAACTTCATTTTCATCAACTTTTTGAGAAGCTCCATACGAAATACCATCTTGCCGAATGTCAATTGCCCTTGCACCTAATAAAATAGATAAATTATCTAATATATTTAACCTTGAAGAAATATAATAAGCTGTTTGTTTTTCAGTAGTATCCGTACTACTTGTAGCTGCATTATAGTTATTTAATTCAGGTTTAGAGACATTTCCATTTACCCAATCACCTCCTATTGGGAAATAAGTACCTCCCGTAGAAGGATATATTGATTTTGCAGTAGTATCAATATTAGCATGATTTACTCCAACTACTAATTTATGTTCTTGACCAAAGGCTTCAAAATAACCTGAAGCAAAAACATCTACAACATCTACTTTCTTTTCTTCCTCATATCTTGAAGCTAAAGAATAAAGTCCTGTATTAGTACCCCTATCAGGATTTCCAGATAAATAAAACCAATCCCAATCTGTATCTTGTTCATTATGAGAATAAATGGCCTTAGCTATCCAATTAGCATTTATATCTTGTTCAAGTTCAAGGAAAGTTTTTGAAAGAGTTAAATCTTTTCTTGCCCAATCTGGAGCAGTATTTGTAGACACATCATAATCAGTTACCGTTCCATCACTATAAAATAAAGGTAAAGCTCCTGAAGAAATACCTTTATTTTTATTATCATTAATACTATGTCCAAAAGTAACTCTTGTAGTATCAGTTAAATCACTTGTTAGAACTCCATAGAAAGATGTAACATCACTTGAATATCTATCTAAATAAGAATCGCCCTTCTCTTTTGCAACAACTAATCTACCTTTTAATTTATCTTCAATTAAAGTTCCAGAGACATTACCTTCAACTCTTTTTTGACTCCAACTTCCATAAGAAGCTGATATATAAGCTTGTGTTTCAGCTGTTGGTCTTTTTCGAACAAAGTTTACAGTTGCTGAAGGATTTGATAAAGAACTTATAATACTGGTAGCTCCTTTTACAACTTCCACTTGTTCATAAACTGAGGTATCTTCTATTCCATGAAATGTTCCACTTGTAGGAACACCCACTCCATCATATTGAAAGTTTACAATATCAAAACCTCTTGCATTATAATAAGTTCTATCTGTCTCTGTTCTTTCAACTCTTACCCCAGGAACTTGTTCAAGTATTGTACTTACATCTTTTAAGTTGTAATCACTTATTTGAACATCAGATATAACTGAGACAATTTGAGGTGTTTCCAATATTGTCATATCAAGCTTAGTTGCGGAAGTTATTTCTTCTTTCTCTCCATATATTAAAACTGAACCTAGATTACTTTCTTTTTCATCTTCTTTAGCAAATCCATTTGTTTGCAAGAATAATGCTGTAACCAGTGATAAACTTAATAAAGCTTTATTTTTCATTACTTTTTTCCTCTTAATTAAAATGTATATTTTAAAGTTAATGTTGCATTTCTTGGGTCACCATAAACCATACTATTTGCCCCTATTCCTGAATAATATTTTTTATCAAAAATATTATTTACATTTAATTGAAGTTTTATATTTTTATTAACTTTGTAAGAAGCCATTGCATTAGCTAAGAAAAAAGAGTCTTGAGTAACTTGAGTTGCTCCTGTTCCTGTATAATATTTACTTTTGTAGTTTACTCCACCACCAATACTAAAGTCATTTATAGTATATTTTGTAAATAAATTAGCTGTAGTTTGAGAAGAATCTGTTGAAACTTTCTCACCATTTGCATTCTCGGCTTTAAAATAAGCAATACCAAAGTTTAAATTCCAATTATCAGTAATTTCTCCATCTAATTCAATTTCAAAACCTTTACTTACTACACCTTTAACTGCTTTATATGCAGAATCTGTTGTACCTGGAACAAAAACACCGTCTATCTTCTCTGCAACATTATCTTGTTCTATTCTAAAAAGAGATAATGCAGCATTTAATTTATTATCAAAATATTCACCTTTTATTCCAGTTTCATAACTCTCTCCACTTTTTGGATCTAAATAATCTCCATTTTCATCTTTATTATTTTGTGGTTTAAAAATATCTGTATAACTTGCATATATAGAATGGTTTTCATTTAAATCATAGATTAAACCAACATAAGGTGTTACCTCATTTTTAAACTCTCGATTTCCATTACCTTCATCATTTTCATATTTCCAATTAGTTAATCTAACTCCAGCAATTAATTTTAATTGTTCCATTAAAGAAAATTTACCTACTAAATAAGTACCTGTTTGTATAGTATCATCAGGTGTTGTAGGATAAGAATAATCCATACTAGGTGCAGAAATATTTATATTATTGAAATCTAAAGTAGATACACCTGTAGAAGGATATCCCGAATAATTACTTACTGTTTGATATTTATTATATGAAAATCCTGCAATAATTTCATGCCCAAGTTTATTAAAATCAAAAGGAATTGAAGTATAAATATCAATATTATTCTCTTTGTTATAAGAATCATTAGAATATGCTAATGGAGTATACCCTACACCAAGATTAGTATCTTTATCAACTGTACCGCCAAAATATAATAAAGCAGTATCATCATAGATTTGTCTTCGAGTATAATTTAAATTAAGAGAAATATCATTATATACATACTGCTTTAAATCAAGATATATACTTTTTGTTTTTTGATTCCAATAAGTCCAATCAGAAGTAACAGTTTTTGATCTATCAAAATCAGTTCTTGTACCATCTGAATAAAAAGCAGGTAATCCACCCCATCTAATTCCACTTCTATCAAGTTTTTCATAAGAAGCTCCAATAGATAAATATGTTGTATCAGTTAAGTCCATATCTACAACACCATATAAAACATCAGTAGTTTTTTCATAAAAATCCATATACGAATTTTTATCTTCATGTTTAGCAACAAGTCTACCTCTTATAGAACCATCACTATTAAGTGGTCCTGAAATATCGACTGTTGAAGAATAATTTTCCCATGATCCAACGGATAAGTTAATATCACCTTTTAACTCTTTTGAGTTTGCATGTTTTCTAATAAAATTTAAACTCAAGGCAGGATTTCCCGCACCTGTCATAAGACCATTTGCACCTTTTACTATTTCAACTCTATCATATATTGATAAATCTGGATCAGAAGAAGAAATGCTATAAGTAGGGATTCCATCTAACTGATAATAATCAATATCAAATCCTCTCGCAGTAGGATAAAGTCTTTCATCCCATCTGTTTAAAGTAACTCCTGTTACATTATTTAGTAAATCTTGATATGAAGATACACCTAAGTCTTCAATATATTCATTTGTCAAAACTTTTACAGATTGTGGAGTATCTCTTACAGATAAACTCAATTTTGTAGAAGTATTCATAGAATCAATTGTATAAGAATTTGTATCTTCACTATTATTTGATGAAACAACTTCAACTGTACCTAAAGACTTACTGTCTTTTACTAAATCTTTTTTTACTTCATCTGCTAATACTTGCATTTGTAAAGCAAGTGCAGTAAATATAGATATTTTAAGTATCTTTTTATATTTCATATTCTCCCCTTTTAATATATGATAGTAATTATCATAATTAGAGCAGAATTATTTCTAAATACATCTTAGTTTTTCTTTATTTAAAAGTCCTTCATGTCAAGCAAAATGTAACATTAATGTTCTTTTTTAAATATACATTTTTTTCACATCTTTTTTAAATATAATATGAAATGTCAAAACTAGATTTATTACAAAGACAAATAAAAAATACTAAATTAACTCCAGCTAGAATAAAAGCTATTTCAACCTGCTTTGCAAAAGATATGACAGCTAGTCAAACAGCAAAGAAACTAAATATTTCAAGACAGACAATAAATACTTATTTTATATTATTTAGAGACTATTTAATATCACAAGAAAAACTTAATAATATAAAAAACCTAAATACTGCTATTTTGTATAAAGAATGCATAACAATTCAATATTTAATATTTAAAGAAGAATATATCTATTTCTTAATATACAAAAAAAAAGTGATTCTGATAAGTAAAGAAGAACACTTTTTAAATGAAATAACTACTTTTACATATAAAAACCTTAAGAAACAACTTGAAAAACATAAAAGAGCAAATAGTGCAAGAATTATCTATAACAATTATGATAAAAAATACTTCATTTCAAGTTTTTTCAAAAATTCAAATGACATTGAAATTTTTTTATTTAATAGGATAAAAAAATTTAGAGGAATAAATAAGAGCAATTATATAAAACATATAAAAGAATCTTTTATCCGTTTCAATAATGATGAAAAAACAATAAATAATATATTAAACCAATTATTTATAAAACCCCCTATTTACTAATACAACTTAATTAACAATTATTTCTCCTTTACATGATAAACTTTTGAATAAGTTTATTTTTATAATCAATTGATTATAATTCTCAAAATTAAATGTTTTCAAAAGGAAAAAGATGAGTAAAAGTTACAAAACTATTTTATTTTCATTATTATTTATGACATCAACTTTATTTGCAAATCAAATTGATAAGTCACTAAATGTAATTGAAAATACAAATACTAAATTGAAGAACTATCAAAATAAGATTGACAATTCTGAAGCCCAAAGAGAGGAACTTCTTAGTAAATACAAATACACAAATGCTGATTTAAAAAGCACGAGAATTTATAATAATCAGTTAAGTAAAATTCTTCAATCACAAAAAAATGAATTAAAAAATATCGAACAACAAATTATAGATATTGAAGAAACTCAAAAAAATATTTTTCCACTTATGTTAAGAATGGTGACTAGCCTAGAAAAACTTGTTGAAATGGATACTCCATTTTTATTAGAAGAAAGAACAGATAGAATTAAAAGAATTAGAGCAAGTCTTGATAAATCAGATATTAAAACAGCAGAAAAATATAGAATTATTTTAGAAGCATTTAAAATTGAATACGATTATGCAAATAGTATTGAAACATATCAAGATAAAATTGATGGAAAAACTTATGAATTTTTAAGATTAGGAAGAACAGCTCTTTATTATCAAAGTTTAGATTTACAAAATTATGGGTACTGGAATAATGATACAAAAAGCTGGGTAGAAGTTGATAGTTCAAATGCAAAATCTAATATTAGAAAAGGTATTAAAATTGCTAAAAAACATCAAAATGTAGATTTCTTAAATCTTCCATTTTTAACATCAAAGGATAATTAATGTTTAAATATTTATTAACTGCAATATTACTAATAAATTATAGCTTTGCCTTAGACTTAAACAGTTTATTAACTAATGTAAAGCAATCTTCTAATAAAGAACTTTCTGAAGAAAGAAAAAGACTTAATGAATTTATAAAAAATAAAGAAGAACAAAAAAACTTATATATAAAAGTAAAAAAAGATTTAAAAGAAGCAAATCAAGAAACAGAAAGATTAAAAGCAATTATTGAAAAAAATGAACAAATATTAACAGAAAAAGAATCTGAATTAGCAAATAAAGTTGGTGATTTAGGGGAAATGTTTGGAAGTGTAAGACAAACATCAGCAGACTTTTTAGTAAACTTTAAAAGAAGTTTCACTGCTTCACAAAATCCTGAAAAAGCAGAAATTTTTGAAAAATTCTCAAATTCAAAAAAACTTCCAACAATAACTGAACTTACTACTTTTTGGCATACAATGCTAGATGAAATTATTCAAAGTGGTAATGTTGCTACATATGAAACAAATGTAATTTCTAGAAATGGTACTAAAGAATTAAAAGAAGTTACAAGAGTTGGTTTATTTTCAGCTTTCTCTGATGGTAAATATTTAAAATTCACAGATGATGTTACATCACTAGTAGAAATAACTGTTCAACCAAGCACAAGCTATACATCAGAAGCAAAAGAGTTTGAAGAAAGTTCTGGTGAAATCAAATCTGTATTAATCGACCCAACAAGAGGAAATCTATTTGAAATGCTAGGAAACAATCCTACAATTATGGATAGAATTAATCAAGGTGGTATTGTAGGATATATTATTATTGTTTTAGGTGTTTTAGGATTAATATTTGCTTTATATAAAATTATTTTCTTAAATATTATTCATAAAAAAATCAAAACTCAACAAAAAGATTTATCAAAATACAACAATTCAAACTCTTTAGGAAAAATAGCAGAAGTATTTTATAAAAATAAAGAAGATTCAATTAATGATTTAGAAATTAAAATTGGGGAAGCTATCTTAAAAGAAACAAATGATATTAAAAAAGGACAAAGTTTTGTAAAACTACTTGCAGCAGTAACACCTCTATTAGGACTTTTAGGTACTGTTACAGGTATGATAGCAACTTTCCAAGCTATCACATTATTTGGTACAGGTGATCCAAAACTAATGGCTGGAGGAATTTCTACAGCTTTAATTACTACAGTTTTAGGTTTAGTAACTGCTATTCCATTATTGTTTGCATATACTTATATTTCTTCAAAAGCAGAAGCAATTGTATCAGTATTAGAAGAACAAAGTATTGGAATGTTAGCAAAAACATTAAAATAAAATGATTGATTTATATATAGATAACTTTTTTGCTTTCTTTGATAAAGGTGGTTTTGTACTATACATAGTATTTGCAATTGCACTTTTTTTATGGACATTACTAATAGAAAGATATGTTTATATTAGTTTTGAATATAGAAAATATAGAAAATCACTTATTGAAGAGGTTAAAAAAAATAGTTTTAACACAAAATTTAAAGAACAGATTAAAAAATATTTAATTGAAGACTCAAATAATAGATTAAAAACAGGTCTTAGTTTTATCAAAACTTTAATAATAGTTTGTCCTTTAGTTGGACTTTTAGGTACTGTTACAGGTATGATAGAAGTATTTGACGTAATGGCTCTAAATGGGACAGGAAATGTTAAATCTATGGCAAATGGTGTATCAATGGCAACTATTCCTACTATGGCAGGGATGGTTGTTGCCTTAAGTGGTATATTATTTGAAAAGAAATTAGAATTATCAATTAAATATCATACAGATAAACTTTACTTAGAAATATCAAAGGTTTTATAAATGAGAAGATTTTCAAATAAAAATAATAAAGAAGAAACAGAAATCAATCTAACCCCTATGCTAGATGTAGTATTTATTATGCTTATATTTTTTATTGTAACTACATCTTTTGTTAAAGAAGCAGGGATACAAGTAAATAGACCAAGTGCTAAAACTAGTGAACAAAAAGCTGAAGCTAATATTTTAATTGCTATTAGAAATAATGATGAAATTTGGATTGATAAAAGAATGGTTGATATTAGAGCAGTTAGATCAAATATAGAAAGACTTAAAGCCTCTAATCAACAAAATAGTGTAGTTGTCCAATCGGATAAAGATTCAAAAACTGGTGTTTTAGTAAAAGTTATGGACCAAGTTAGACTTGCAGGTATAACAAATATCTCAATTTCAACATTAAAGAATTAACTATGAGAGTATT
This genomic window contains:
- a CDS encoding DUF3450 domain-containing protein, producing MSKSYKTILFSLLFMTSTLFANQIDKSLNVIENTNTKLKNYQNKIDNSEAQREELLSKYKYTNADLKSTRIYNNQLSKILQSQKNELKNIEQQIIDIEETQKNIFPLMLRMVTSLEKLVEMDTPFLLEERTDRIKRIRASLDKSDIKTAEKYRIILEAFKIEYDYANSIETYQDKIDGKTYEFLRLGRTALYYQSLDLQNYGYWNNDTKSWVEVDSSNAKSNIRKGIKIAKKHQNVDFLNLPFLTSKDN
- a CDS encoding MotA/TolQ/ExbB proton channel family protein; translated protein: MIDLYIDNFFAFFDKGGFVLYIVFAIALFLWTLLIERYVYISFEYRKYRKSLIEEVKKNSFNTKFKEQIKKYLIEDSNNRLKTGLSFIKTLIIVCPLVGLLGTVTGMIEVFDVMALNGTGNVKSMANGVSMATIPTMAGMVVALSGILFEKKLELSIKYHTDKLYLEISKVL
- a CDS encoding helix-turn-helix domain-containing protein — translated: MSKLDLLQRQIKNTKLTPARIKAISTCFAKDMTASQTAKKLNISRQTINTYFILFRDYLISQEKLNNIKNLNTAILYKECITIQYLIFKEEYIYFLIYKKKVILISKEEHFLNEITTFTYKNLKKQLEKHKRANSARIIYNNYDKKYFISSFFKNSNDIEIFLFNRIKKFRGINKSNYIKHIKESFIRFNNDEKTINNILNQLFIKPPIY
- a CDS encoding MotA/TolQ/ExbB proton channel family protein; translation: MFKYLLTAILLINYSFALDLNSLLTNVKQSSNKELSEERKRLNEFIKNKEEQKNLYIKVKKDLKEANQETERLKAIIEKNEQILTEKESELANKVGDLGEMFGSVRQTSADFLVNFKRSFTASQNPEKAEIFEKFSNSKKLPTITELTTFWHTMLDEIIQSGNVATYETNVISRNGTKELKEVTRVGLFSAFSDGKYLKFTDDVTSLVEITVQPSTSYTSEAKEFEESSGEIKSVLIDPTRGNLFEMLGNNPTIMDRINQGGIVGYIIIVLGVLGLIFALYKIIFLNIIHKKIKTQQKDLSKYNNSNSLGKIAEVFYKNKEDSINDLEIKIGEAILKETNDIKKGQSFVKLLAAVTPLLGLLGTVTGMIATFQAITLFGTGDPKLMAGGISTALITTVLGLVTAIPLLFAYTYISSKAEAIVSVLEEQSIGMLAKTLK
- a CDS encoding TonB-dependent siderophore receptor gives rise to the protein MKYKKILKISIFTALALQMQVLADEVKKDLVKDSKSLGTVEVVSSNNSEDTNSYTIDSMNTSTKLSLSVRDTPQSVKVLTNEYIEDLGVSSYQDLLNNVTGVTLNRWDERLYPTARGFDIDYYQLDGIPTYSISSSDPDLSIYDRVEIVKGANGLMTGAGNPALSLNFIRKHANSKELKGDINLSVGSWENYSSTVDISGPLNSDGSIRGRLVAKHEDKNSYMDFYEKTTDVLYGVVDMDLTDTTYLSIGASYEKLDRSGIRWGGLPAFYSDGTRTDFDRSKTVTSDWTYWNQKTKSIYLDLKQYVYNDISLNLNYTRRQIYDDTALLYFGGTVDKDTNLGVGYTPLAYSNDSYNKENNIDIYTSIPFDFNKLGHEIIAGFSYNKYQTVSNYSGYPSTGVSTLDFNNINISAPSMDYSYPTTPDDTIQTGTYLVGKFSLMEQLKLIAGVRLTNWKYENDEGNGNREFKNEVTPYVGLIYDLNENHSIYASYTDIFKPQNNKDENGDYLDPKSGESYETGIKGEYFDNKLNAALSLFRIEQDNVAEKIDGVFVPGTTDSAYKAVKGVVSKGFEIELDGEITDNWNLNFGIAYFKAENANGEKVSTDSSQTTANLFTKYTINDFSIGGGVNYKSKYYTGTGATQVTQDSFFLANAMASYKVNKNIKLQLNVNNIFDKKYYSGIGANSMVYGDPRNATLTLKYTF
- a CDS encoding ExbD/TolR family protein, producing the protein MRRFSNKNNKEETEINLTPMLDVVFIMLIFFIVTTSFVKEAGIQVNRPSAKTSEQKAEANILIAIRNNDEIWIDKRMVDIRAVRSNIERLKASNQQNSVVVQSDKDSKTGVLVKVMDQVRLAGITNISISTLKN
- a CDS encoding TonB-dependent siderophore receptor; translated protein: MKNKALLSLSLVTALFLQTNGFAKEDEKESNLGSVLIYGEKEEITSATKLDMTILETPQIVSVISDVQISDYNLKDVSTILEQVPGVRVERTETDRTYYNARGFDIVNFQYDGVGVPTSGTFHGIEDTSVYEQVEVVKGATSIISSLSNPSATVNFVRKRPTAETQAYISASYGSWSQKRVEGNVSGTLIEDKLKGRLVVAKEKGDSYLDRYSSDVTSFYGVLTSDLTDTTRVTFGHSINDNKNKGISSGALPLFYSDGTVTDYDVSTNTAPDWARKDLTLSKTFLELEQDINANWIAKAIYSHNEQDTDWDWFYLSGNPDRGTNTGLYSLASRYEEEKKVDVVDVFASGYFEAFGQEHKLVVGVNHANIDTTAKSIYPSTGGTYFPIGGDWVNGNVSKPELNNYNAATSSTDTTEKQTAYYISSRLNILDNLSILLGARAIDIRQDGISYGASQKVDENEVASYFGITYEVIPGTMLYSSYSEVFNSQPYVNESLNPLGPVEGNSFEAGIKQELNDGNAILTLSYFKSEQENLGEYVTQHSTGLNIYEGISVESDGFELELAGEVYEGLNLSMGYTYIDVKDKDGNDARRYIPTKQFKVSTAYEVPSMSNLRLGATLKWQNEIYSSNTEVQGSYALVDMFTQYKATKNLSVLLNINNITDKKYKQTAQWGQSNYGAPRNATLTLKYTF